From the genome of Candidatus Rokuibacteriota bacterium:
ACGACGTGAACGCGAAGGGCGGCCTGCTCGGCCGACCCGTCACGCTGAAGGTCTACGACGACAAGAGCGACCCCGGCACGGGCGCGAAGCTCTACGAGAAGCTCATCGTCGACGACAAGGTCGACCTCGTCGCGGGGCCGTACTCGACGCCGGTGTCGGCGGCGGCGAGCACCGTCACCGAGAAGTACAAGAAGGTGATGGTCGCGCCGATGGCCGCGGGTGACGCGCTGTGGAAGCGCGGCTACCGCTACCTGATCCAGACGCTCACGCCGTCGAGCCTCTACTACATCGGGGTGGTGGACCTCGCGCTCGAGCGCGGACTGAAGACCATTGCGTTCATGAGCGAGGATTCGGAGGCGCTCCGCGTCGCGACGCCGGCCGCGGCGGACCTCGCGCAGAAGAAGGGGCTCAAGGTCGTCCACAACGAGTACTTCCCGCGCGGGACAACCGACTTCTCCGCGATGCTGATGCGCATCAAGGCCCTCGGCGCCGACGTGCTCGTCTGCGGATGCTACGAGCCTGAGTCGGTCCTCTCGGTGCGGCAGTCGAAGGAGATCGACTACAGCCCGAGGCTCCTCTTCGCGGGGCACGGCGCGGCCGTGCCGGAGTTCTACAAAGCGCTCGGCAAGGACGCCGAGTTCGTGCTCGCCTCCGACCACTGGGACTCGCGCATGAAGACGCCGGGCAATGCCGAGTTCGTCGAGCGGTTCAAGAAGAAGTACGGTCGCGAGCCGAACTACCACGCCGCCGGGACGTACGGCGGGATGCAGGTGTTCGAAGCGGGCGTGCGAAAGGCGGGCTCGCTCGACCAGGACAAGATCCGGCAGGCGCTCGGCGAGCTCGACCTCGTGACGATCTTCGGGCGCTACAAGGTGAGCGAGACGGGTGGCCAGATCGCCAAGACGAGCATCATCGTTCAGTGGCAGGGCGGCAAGAAGGAGATCCTGTGGCCCGGCGAGACGGCAACGGCCAAGGCGATGTTGCCCGCGCCGCCGTGGGCCGAGCGGCGGTAGCGGGAGGCGCGCGAGCGGATGCTCTGGGAACCGGTCCTCTGGGGCCAGCTCCTGATCCACGGCGTGATGCTGGGAGGGCTCTACGGCCTTCTGGCCCTCGGTCTGAACCTCGTGTTCGGTGTCATGCGCGTGATCAACTTCGCCCACGGCGAGCTCGTGATGCTGGGCGCGTTCCTCACGTTCTGGGGCTACACCGCGCTCGGCCTCCATCCGCTCGTGGCGCTGCCGTTCTCCGCGGCCGTGCTCTTCGGCGTC
Proteins encoded in this window:
- a CDS encoding amino acid ABC transporter substrate-binding protein, giving the protein MRTRWYALVAVAALAALAAGTLSPASGQNPIVVGASISQTGRLAVTATYVLQAYQLWVDDVNAKGGLLGRPVTLKVYDDKSDPGTGAKLYEKLIVDDKVDLVAGPYSTPVSAAASTVTEKYKKVMVAPMAAGDALWKRGYRYLIQTLTPSSLYYIGVVDLALERGLKTIAFMSEDSEALRVATPAAADLAQKKGLKVVHNEYFPRGTTDFSAMLMRIKALGADVLVCGCYEPESVLSVRQSKEIDYSPRLLFAGHGAAVPEFYKALGKDAEFVLASDHWDSRMKTPGNAEFVERFKKKYGREPNYHAAGTYGGMQVFEAGVRKAGSLDQDKIRQALGELDLVTIFGRYKVSETGGQIAKTSIIVQWQGGKKEILWPGETATAKAMLPAPPWAERR